A region of Salvelinus alpinus chromosome 24, SLU_Salpinus.1, whole genome shotgun sequence DNA encodes the following proteins:
- the LOC139552627 gene encoding coiled-coil domain-containing protein 82-like, producing MESLYKRQVFATMRKNKAEAKKKRAQIGLPSSILDDSDEESCASTTSISASDSESEYQNSDSGSESTPASGEQSEGSSSSEGRSRPRRKRVLADSSSDSDSDVGTKPKRRVVPKKRIKQQSQDSDSEDQSAAQNAKQFAEAKETAAKRKQRQSQLLALSKKMKSRVPKRRGTLEIQDSGEEEKGKEAKDASGDEDDDHNDDAPELLVGSSEEEAADDSDSQKDFIVEDKKKTGDKESSSDEKAVSLPRQFITGSQLNHFQVVVKSLMINVLDETFLKSLYGGDRTKRYAQEMMASLFHFDERMILPRLENLKQRSRWTDRYKERVECYPKVQLMKLGLHGSVCEACKLQRQCSFSVSLSGQLYDLNSLQEDQLMPSDTQAFSVGSVCASRTEVYHALKHFKYHLFQHCRTVMEEEKNAEEEPVKETVKRVFTKLEESGWISEEYEKFQDHLNEADYFQEEKLD from the exons ATGGAAAGCCTGTACAAGCGTCAAGTGTTCGCGACGATGCGAAAAAATAAAGCTGAAGCAAAGAAGAAAAGGGCTCAAATCGGTCTGCCGTCGTCTATCCTTGATGACAGTGACGAGGAGTCATGCGCGAGCACGACCAGCATCAGCGCCTCAGACTCAGAGAGTGAGTATCAGAATTCGGACAGCGGGAGCGAAAGTACACCTGCCAGTGGAGAACAGAGTGAAGGTAGTAGCTCCAGCGAAGGTAGATCCCGTCCTCGTCGGAAGCGCGTCCTCGCTGACAGTTCCAGCGACTCTGACAGCGACGTAGGAACCAAACCCAAACGGAGAGTCGTTCCCAAAAAACGCATTAAACAGCAAAGTCAAGATTCTGATTCGGAGGACCAGAGTGCTGCACAAAATGCCAAACAATTTGCTGAAGCCAAAGAGACCGCAGCTAAACGAAAGCAACGCCAGTCTCAACTCCTGGCATTATCCAAGAAGATGAAGTCCCGCGTCCCGAAACGCAGGGGCACGTTGGAG ATTCAGGATTCGGGTGAAGAAGAGAAAGGTAAAGAAGCGAAAGATGCTAgtggtgatgaggatgatgacCACAATGATGATGCCCCTGAATTATTGGTGGGCAGTAGTGAAGAAGAGGCGGCAGATGACAGCGACAGTCAGAAGGACTTCATAGTTGAGGATAAGAAAAAGACAGGGGACAAGGAGTCGTCGTCAGATGAAAAGGCTGTTTCTCTTCCACGCCAGT TCATCACTGGGTCTCAGCTCAATCACTTTCAAGTGGTCGTCAAATCCCTTATGATCAACGTCCTGGATGAAACCTTTCTCAAGTCTCTTTATG GCGGTGATCGGACAAAGCGATATGCTCAGGAGATGATGGCGTCGCTGTTCCACTTTGATGAGCGGATGATCCTCCCTCGCCTGGAGAACCTAAAACAGAGGAGCCGCTGGACTGACCGGTACAAG GAGCGGGTGGAGTGTTACCCCAAGGTCCAGCTGATGAAGTTAGGATTGCATGGGAGTGTTTGTGAGGCATGCAAGCTCCAGCGACAGTGCAGTTTCAGTGTGAGTCTCTCGGGGCAACTGTATGACCTCAACAGCCTCCAAGAGGACCAACTCATGCCCAGTGACACACAG GCTTTCAGTGTGGGCTCTGTTTGTGCCAGCCGAACAGAGGTGTATCATGCTCTGAAACACTTCAAGTACCACTTGTTTCAACACTGCCGGACAGTGATGGAGGAGGAAAAGAATGCCGAGGAGGAGCCGGTGAAGGAAACTGTGAAAAGGGTGTTCACAAAACTGGAGGAGAGTGGCTGGATCTCAGAG GAATATGAGAAGTTCCAGGACCATCTCAATGAGGCAGACTACTTCCAGGAGGAGAAGCTAGACTGA
- the LOC139552626 gene encoding protein O-glucosyltransferase 3-like: MTRKDNLLIPIRSLFPLVCIVLILSTCCSDFPCCQASEVGPEKCLVWGPGLDPKVVLPVRYFIIQTVNSAGENFTLSPGKDSFRVKIVSLSQKEHVRIHVPLPLDRGDGSFLMRYRLYGSILKGLKVEVLYRDSHVAKSPYTLQGPVYHEYCDCPEHDVPTWQSIMQCPAEEPQIQRDFNAFPSIDLQRLLQEVPRRFSNRGGLIHYAVINNQVYRRSLGKYTDFKMFSDEMLLSLARKVRLPDVEFYINVGDWPMETRKADDDPGPVPIISWCGSTDTRDIILPTYDITHSTLETMRGVSNDLLSVQGNTGPPWANKTEQAFFRGRDSREERLHLVTLSKKNPELLDAGITGWFFFREREKDLGKANLVGFFDFFKYKYQVNVDGTVAAYRFPYLMLGNSLVLKQISPYYEHFYTHLKPGTHYIPVKRSLSDLIQKIEWAKENDAEAQAIAKAGQAIVRELVQPNRLYCYYYSVLQMYSERQTSRPTQHPDMELVPQPSDQSALCSCQREPQIDDPSRKKDEL; encoded by the exons ATGACGCGTAAAGATAATCTACTCATCCCTATACGGAGTTTATTTCCGTTAGTTTGTATAGTTTTAATATTATCCACATGTTGTAGTGACTTTCCGTGTTGTCAAGCTAGTGAAGTCGGTCCTGAAAAATGTCTTGTTTGGGGTCCAGGGCTCGACCCAAAAGTCGTTTTGCCCGTCCGATACTTCATCATCCAGACTGTCAACTCAGCTGGGGAAAACTTCACCCTCTCTCCAG GTAAAGACTCATTCAGAGTGAAGATTGTCTCACTCTCACAGAAGGAGCATGTCCGCATCCACGTCCCCCTCCCCCTGGACAGAGGAGATGGTTCTTTTCTGATGAGGTACCGTCTGTATGGCAGTATCCTCAAGGGACTGAAGGTCGAAGTACTCTACAGAGACAGTCACGTTGCAAAGTCACCTTACACCCTACAAG GCCCAGTCTATCATGAGTACTGTGACTGCCCAGAGCATGATGTTCCCACCTGGCAGAGCATTATGCAGTGTCCTGCTGAGGAACCCCAGATCCAGAGGGACTTCAATGCCTTCCCCTCCATTGACCTGCAGCGCCTCCTACAGGAAGTTCCCCGCCGGTTCTCCAACAGAGGAGGTCTCATTCACTATGCTGTCATCAACAACCAGGTGTACCGTCGCTCGCTGGGAAAATACACTGACTTCAAGATGTTCTCTGATGAGATGTTACTATCCCTAGCCAGGAAG GTGAGGCTGCCTGATGTGGAATTTTACATCAATGTAGGAGACTGGCCAATGGAAACAAGGAAAGCAGATGACGATCCTGGGCCTGTTCCAATCATCTCCTGGTGTGGCTCCACAGACACCCGAGACATCATCCTGCCCACCTACGACATCACTCACTCAACCCTGGAGACCATGAGGGGCGTTTCCAATGACCTACTGTCAGTCCAAGGCAACACAG GTCCCCCTTGGGCCAACAAAACGGAACAGGCCTTCTTCCGTGGCCGGGACAGTCGTGAAGAGCGCCTTCACCTAGTCACTCTGTCCAAGAAAAACCCAGAGCTGCTAGACGCCGGGATCACTGGCTGGTTCTTTTTCAGGGAAAGGGAGAAGGATCTGGGGAAAGCAAATCTTGTTGGATTCTTTGACTTCTTCAAG tATAAGTATCAGGTGAACGTGGATGGCACAGTGGCAGCTTACAGGTTCCCTTACCTAATGCTGGGGAACAGTTTGGTGCTGAAGCAGATCTCACCATATTATGAGCATTTCTACACCCATCTGAAGCCAGGCACCCACTACATCCCTGTGAAGAGGAGTCTCTCTGACCTCATCCAAAAGATTGAGTGGGCTAAG GAGAATGATGCTGAAGCACAGGCAATCGCTAAAGCAGGCCAGGCAATTGTAAGAGAGCTGGTACAACCGaacagactgtactgttactattATAGTGTGCTACAG ATGTACTCTGAGCGTCAGACAAGCCGGCCGACACAACATCCAGATATGGAGCTGGTGCCCCAGCCTTCAGACCAGAGTGCCCTTTGCAGCTGTCAGCGAGAGCCTCAAATAGATGATCCCAGCCGGAAAAAGGATGAACTCTGA
- the LOC139552630 gene encoding lipase member H-like isoform X1, protein MMIFWWFLALLLGSVEIYRAHECDVFTYLDLYHAIIGTSLYVKLLLYTRANLTCGQELSHHNLSAQPQFNLTKPTTFVVHGYRPTGAPPNWLNNIIEQLLARGDMNVLVVDWNHGAANINYLKVVTYSRDTADNLTAFIRNMQENGASLSSIHMIGLSLGAHITGFVGAKFNGKIGRITAVDPAGPQFNGKPPEDRLDPTDAQFVDVVHTDMDAFGFRKPLGHIDFYANGGADQPGCPLTILSGSSYFKCDHQRSVLLYLGSLNRTCNIRAFPCTSYTDFLDGLCMDCDQFKPAGCPVFGYDIIEWKESLVPLRQTKAFFTTNKQTPYCKTNYWVDIVTWNRDTRWGYITIKLHNGSEVTEATINHKASSFKKYSETRLLAQFEKDLQKVHKISIKFSRVNAFKPKYKLRVLRIRLTHLERKDRPLCRYDVLLEDNREVTFRSIPCKESNF, encoded by the exons ATGATGATCTTTTGGTGGTTCCTGGCACTGCTGCTGGGATCTGTTGAAATATATAGAG CCCATGAATGTGATGTGTTCACTTATCTGGACCTTTATCACGCTATCATTGGAACCAGTCTGTATGTGAAGCTGTTGCTGTACACCAGAGCTAATCTGACCTGTGGTCAGGAGCTGTCCCACCATAACCTGTCAGCCCAGCCCCAGTTCAACCTCACCAAGCCCACCACTTTTGTCGTTCATGGCTACCGTCCTACGGGCGCTCCGCCCAACTGGTTGAATAACATCATAGAGCAGCTGTTGGCCCGCGGAGACATGAATGTCCTGGTGGTGGACTGGAACCACGGAGCTGCCAATATCAACTACCTGAAAGTTGTGACCTACTCACGAGATACAGCGGACAACCTCACTGCCTTCATCCGAAACATGCAG GAGAATGGGGCCTCTCTTAGTTCCATCCATATGATTGGGCTCAGTCTAGGAGCTCACATCACAGGCTTTGTTGGAGCCAAGTTCAATGGCAAAATTGGGAGGATCACAG CTGTAGATCCAGCGGGGCCTCAGTTCAACGGGAAACCCCCTGAGGATCGTCTGGACCCTACAGATGCACAGTTTGTGGACGTTGTGCACACAGACATGGACG CATTTGGTTTCAGGAAGCCTTTGGGCCACATTGATTTCTATGCTAACGGTGGAGCCGACCAGCCTGGCTGTCCACTGACCATCTTATCAG GGTCCAGCTATTTtaagtgtgaccaccagagatcAGTGCTCCTCTATCTGGGTTCCCTGAACCGGACCTGTAACATCAGGGCCTTCCCCTGCACCTCCTACACTGACTTCCTGGACGGACTTTGCATGGACTGTGATCAATTCAAACCTGCCGGATGCCCTGTATTTG GTTATGACATCATAGAGTGGAAGGAGTCTCTGGTGCCTCTGCGGCAAACCAAGGCTTTCTTCACCACCAATAAACAGACACCATACTGCA agacaAACTATTGGGTGGACATTGTAACATGGAACCGTGATACTCGCTGGGGCTACATCACCATAAAACTACACAATGGTAGTGAGGTGACAGAGGCAACAATAAACCA TAAAGCATCCAGTTTTAAGAAGTACTCAGAGACCCGATTACTGGCCCAGTTTGAAAAAGACCTTCAGAAAGTCCACAAGATCTCAATCAAATTCTCCAGGGTGAATGCATTTAAACCTAAGTACAAACTACGGGTGCTCCGCATCCGTCTCACACACCTGGAGCGCAAAGACAG
- the LOC139552630 gene encoding lipase member H-like isoform X2, protein MMIFWWFLALLLGSVEIYRAHECDVFTYLDLYHAIIGTSLYVKLLLYTRANLTCGQELSHHNLSAQPQFNLTKPTTFVVHGYRPTGAPPNWLNNIIEQLLARGDMNVLVVDWNHGAANINYLKVVTYSRDTADNLTAFIRNMQENGASLSSIHMIGLSLGAHITGFVGAKFNGKIGRITAVDPAGPQFNGKPPEDRLDPTDAQFVDVVHTDMDGYDIIEWKESLVPLRQTKAFFTTNKQTPYCKTNYWVDIVTWNRDTRWGYITIKLHNGSEVTEATINHKASSFKKYSETRLLAQFEKDLQKVHKISIKFSRVNAFKPKYKLRVLRIRLTHLERKDRPLCRYDVLLEDNREVTFRSIPCKESNF, encoded by the exons ATGATGATCTTTTGGTGGTTCCTGGCACTGCTGCTGGGATCTGTTGAAATATATAGAG CCCATGAATGTGATGTGTTCACTTATCTGGACCTTTATCACGCTATCATTGGAACCAGTCTGTATGTGAAGCTGTTGCTGTACACCAGAGCTAATCTGACCTGTGGTCAGGAGCTGTCCCACCATAACCTGTCAGCCCAGCCCCAGTTCAACCTCACCAAGCCCACCACTTTTGTCGTTCATGGCTACCGTCCTACGGGCGCTCCGCCCAACTGGTTGAATAACATCATAGAGCAGCTGTTGGCCCGCGGAGACATGAATGTCCTGGTGGTGGACTGGAACCACGGAGCTGCCAATATCAACTACCTGAAAGTTGTGACCTACTCACGAGATACAGCGGACAACCTCACTGCCTTCATCCGAAACATGCAG GAGAATGGGGCCTCTCTTAGTTCCATCCATATGATTGGGCTCAGTCTAGGAGCTCACATCACAGGCTTTGTTGGAGCCAAGTTCAATGGCAAAATTGGGAGGATCACAG CTGTAGATCCAGCGGGGCCTCAGTTCAACGGGAAACCCCCTGAGGATCGTCTGGACCCTACAGATGCACAGTTTGTGGACGTTGTGCACACAGACATGGACG GTTATGACATCATAGAGTGGAAGGAGTCTCTGGTGCCTCTGCGGCAAACCAAGGCTTTCTTCACCACCAATAAACAGACACCATACTGCA agacaAACTATTGGGTGGACATTGTAACATGGAACCGTGATACTCGCTGGGGCTACATCACCATAAAACTACACAATGGTAGTGAGGTGACAGAGGCAACAATAAACCA TAAAGCATCCAGTTTTAAGAAGTACTCAGAGACCCGATTACTGGCCCAGTTTGAAAAAGACCTTCAGAAAGTCCACAAGATCTCAATCAAATTCTCCAGGGTGAATGCATTTAAACCTAAGTACAAACTACGGGTGCTCCGCATCCGTCTCACACACCTGGAGCGCAAAGACAG